One Saccharomyces eubayanus strain FM1318 chromosome VIII, whole genome shotgun sequence genomic window carries:
- the SOG2 gene encoding Sog2p yields the protein MVASSSKRTLDPKEDFLPTDKTPLNSNNTIISELASRDKSSSSNTTLKLIALNLKSIPDDEVSYIQNVERLSLRKNQLTSLPHSFKTLSKLQYLDLHSNKFKDIPSVLSHCPQLEILDMSSNEIESLPDDISPFWKDNMRVLSLKDNNVSSIYSLKSITKLNKLSVLDLEDNKLPKEELDQVQNYTPFHAGITKEEYWAIAISRYLKDHPIQPTPEPKISRAAKRMGFINTNLSNGTMSDNSIISPAPNVNSSLVAPITASSSNATSVVSFNGGTTTNTESDAGGAVNGTELYNHSKYNDYFKRLSILPEESLSNEHQKISHAELVLSCRKLLFSFTECQQAIRKIASFCKEKAVAVNVVSLLYSVRSHTDNLVEVLQQTENEDKSHDQALIKLCLTIITSFKQIITLLRKNFEIFFKEDDLCFIRMFYMTLMCSYTEMYNAWTFIKEDDQITSATSKPSKKHSFSRHDTSSNITNGGGTVINTASTTSNGNGKLLPKTRSTRAPSTSALISNANNVAGDTPILNASAVPLLSPGINGGHGHGPIVGHQNAISSSNSQTSMNEGKPSIPNDSISRQQFLQHKKSTSDPKKDLITHEPKPHPVMNSSIINASNNTNSMVSNSNLTPPPMNAAGNSSTSVVETNIDIQLYQTLSTVVKMVSVVYNQLTSEISKIAIASTMGKQIVTDSLAPKIRDLTETCRQAMDLSKQLNERLNILIPNDSNSEKHLTPLEKLKTWEVMNSFLKVIISILANTKVVMSDVPNLNELRPNLANLAKITKDVTVILDLSSYKAVSVSANSPE from the coding sequence ATGGTGGCATCATCGTCGAAGAGGACGCTGGATCCAAAGGAGGACTTTTTGCCCACTGACAAAACGCCGTTGAATTCGAACAACACCATAATATCCGAATTAGCATCACGAGATAAATCAAGCTCTAGTAACACGACTTTAAAACTAATTGCGTTGAACCTCAAATCGATACCAGACGATGAAGTGAGTTATATCCAGAACGTTGAGAGACTAtctttaagaaaaaatcaattgaCGTCTTTACCTCATAGCTTCAAAACACTATCCAAGCTTCAGTATTTGGATTTGCATAgtaacaaattcaaagatatCCCATCCGTTTTGTCACACTGTCCTCAACTAGAAATCCTAGATATGTCGTCCAATGAAATTGAATCGTTGCCGGACGATATATCGCCGTTCTGGAAGGACAATATGCGAGTATTGTCGTTGAAAGACAACAACGTATCAAGCATCTATAGCTTGAAATCGATCACCAAATTGAACAAGCTGAGCGTTTTGGATTTAGAAGATAACAAATTACCCAAAGAAGAGCTTGACCAAGTACAAAATTACACTCCATTTCATGCAGGCATCACCAAAGAAGAGTATTGGGCAATTGCCATATCGCGATATTTGAAAGACCATCCTATCCAACCTACCCCAGAACCGAAAATATCTAGAGCAGCCAAAAGAATGGGGTTCATAAACACAAACTTGTCCAATGGAACAATGAGTGATAACAGCATAATCTCGCCTGCGCCGAACGTAAACTCGAGTCTGGTTGCACCAATAACAGCGTCTTCCTCAAACGCAACTTCCGTTGTATCTTTTAATGGAGgtacaacaacaaatacTGAATCGGATGCTGGTGGTGCAGTTAATGGAACAGAGCTATACAATCATTCTAAGTATAATGATTACTTCAAAAGACTATCAATCTTACCAGAAGAGTCATTGAGTAATGAGCACCAAAAGATATCGCATGCAGAACTGGTTTTATCTTGTAGAAAACTGTTATTCAGTTTCACAGAGTGCCAGCAAGCCATTAGAAAAATCGCATCATTCTGTAAAGAAAAGGCAGTGGCAGTGAACGTTGTGTCATTATTATATTCTGTTCGATCACACACTGATAATCTTGTAGAGGTTTTGCAGCAAACAGAGAACGAAGATAAGTCACATGACCAAGCATTAATCAAGCTATGTCTTACGATCATTACAAGCTTTAAACAGATTATAACATTACTGAGgaagaattttgaaatctttttcaaagaagatgatCTCTGTTTTATCCGAATGTTTTATATGACGTTAATGTGTTCATATACGGAAATGTACAACGCATGGACatttatcaaagaagatgatCAAATAACCAGCGCTACAAGTAAGCCTTCCAAGAAACACTCCTTTTCAAGACATGATACATCGTCTAATATCACAAACGGTGGAGGCACCGTAATAAATACAGCCAGTACAACGAGCAATGGAAATGGTAAACTGCTACCGAAAACAAGAAGTACGAGAGCCCCATCAACATCTGCATTGATTTCGAACGCTAACAATGTGGCGGGAGATACGCCCATTCTAAACGCCTCAGCAGTTCCATTGTTATCGCCAGGTATAAACGGTGGACATGGTCATGGTCCGATTGTAGGCCATCAGAATGCAATAAGCAGTAGCAATTCTCAAACGAGTATGAACGAAGGAAAACCTTCTATTCCTAACGACAGCATATCAAGacaacaatttcttcaacacAAAAAATCCACTAGTGACCCTAAGAAAGATCTGATTACGCACGAACCTAAACCGCATCCAGTAATGAACTCCTCCATCATCAACGCATCAAATAACACCAACTCGATGGTCTCCAATTCCAATCTAACACCTCCGCCAATGAACGCTGCCGGCAACAGTAGCACTAGTGTAGTGGAAACAAATATTGACATCCAACTATACCAGACACTTTCAACAGTGGTTAAAATGGTTAGTGTTGTATATAACCAATTAACATCCGAGATTTCTAAGATAGCCATTGCTAGTACCATGGGAAAGCAAATTGTGACGGACTCGTTGGCACCTAAAATTCGTGATCTTACAGAAACATGTCGTCAAGCAATGGATTTATCTAAGCAGTTAAATGAAAGATTAAACATACTGATACCAAATGATTCGAATTCAGAAAAGCATTTGACCCCTCTAGAGAAACTAAAGACGTGGGAGGTAATGAACTCATTCTTAAAAGTAATAATATCGATTTTGGCTAACACCAAAGTCGTGATGAGCGACGTCCCTAATTTGAATGAACTTAGACCTAACTTGGCCAATTTGGCAAAGATTACTAAAGATGTTACAGTAATATTAGATTTAAGTTCATATAAAGCCGTATCTGTAAGTGCTAATTCTCCAGAGTAA
- the MSC6 gene encoding Msc6p, with product MLSRNALRTFGHSRVIISQRCISFSALILQQNNVQLDKSKDELLESNEKYVSPFERVQNVAAELKSELKAPGSDINEVFHDFKDKIELLKQKLRNPSTMERSHLLANFSSELLQELSHKNKDMATDPYQVLNTLCQYKLARSQHFTIVLRYLLFNASPQDVIALWVKYLETISENSVNLLQNSSSNAHTQNIAITTIAYLSLTGNTVDIKILYKILQIDDKTGQTLPFNMVKRILNTECSSLEGRDLAMKNLNDLYYQYTVQDTDHFLNQIENAPRWMDLRDLYTQYDKLEGKKDIRVISQFMDKFIDLQKPDQVVSIYNQYSKIFPNNSFLSDRLLISVGRLRANSTKEKLDRILAVWNSIIKPGDDIKNTSYASLVNALCDSGNFNHLKAFWEEELPEKFKKDPIVKEAFLLALCQTSLLTYEQVKAELGETVKTTKLFNKVLLLMLDDEKVSQEQFNTFYYKNYPANGALSPTLETLSIKMYANYKYEAEDVRPEFKLLQSISMKPTDYEKIERITKVFISACPTIEPIRQFYKQLGARLNARNYADFISAEFDKAGGSVTEAEGIYNDFTAYRKTRKRNVDNTPLNALLLGFCDKLFKTKQSKYISSIEKYYALAKDSSIRVSNLAVSKILFNLATFARDSEQLADSDIRFVNQFLQDLSSNEGFRPNPKDVQILKECDGIIVPEKLA from the coding sequence ATGCTTTCCCGTAATGCTTTAAGGACTTTTGGCCATTCAAGGGTGATTATTTCACAAAGGTGTATCTCCTTCTCAGCTTTGATATTACAGCAGAATAATGTTCAGTTAGATAAAAGCAAAGATGAACTCTTAGAAAGCAACGAAAAATACGTTTCACCATTTGAGAGGGTCCAAAATGTCGCAGCTGAGTTGAAAAGTGAGTTAAAAGCTCCAGGTTCGGATATTAATGAAGTTTTTCATGACTTCAAAGATAAAATTGAACTTTTAAAACAGAAATTACGGAATCCCTCAACCATGGAAAGATCGCATTTATTGGCTAACTTCTCTTCGGAACTTTTACAGGAATTAAGtcataaaaataaagacaTGGCCACAGATCCCTATCAAGTTTTGAATACATTGTGCCAATACAAATTAGCACGTTCACAACACTTCACCATTGTTTTAAGGTACCTTTTATTTAATGCATCTCCACAGGACGTCATTGCTCTTTGGgtaaaatatttggaaaCTATATCAGAGAACTCTGTGAATCTACTCCAAAATAGCTCCTCTAATGCACATACACAAAACATAGCCATTACCACCATTGCTTATTTATCCCTAACAGGAAATACCGTGGATATTAAGATTTTATACAAGATTTTACAAATCGATGACAAAACGGGCCAAACTTTGCCCTTCAACATGGTAAAGAGAATTTTAAACACAGAATGCAGTTCCCTTGAAGGGAGGGACCTGGCCATGAAAAACCTGAATGACCTATATTATCAGTATACAGTACAGGATACAGACCATTTTTTAAACCAAATCGAAAATGCCCCTAGATGGATGGATCTAAGAGACCTATATACTCAATATGATAAACTTGAAGGTAAAAAAGACATTAGGGTCATATCCCAGTTTATGGATAAGTTTATTGATTTGCAAAAGCCTGATCAGGTGGTGAGTATCTACAACCAATATAGTAAAATCTTCCCAAATAATTCTTTCCTAAGCGATCGTTTATTAATATCTGTAGGGCGCCTAAGAGCCAACTCGACTAAAGAGAAATTGGACAGGATTTTAGCCGTTTGGAATAGTATCATCAAACCAGGAGACGACATTAAGAATACATCTTATGCGTCGCTCGTTAATGCTTTATGTGACTCGGGTAATTTTAATCACTTGAAGGCATTTTGGGAAGAAGAACTTCCTGAAAAGTTTAAGAAAGATCCGATAGTGAAGGAAGCGTTCCTTTTAGCCCTATGTCAAACCTCGCTATTAACATATGAACAAGTCAAGGCAGAACTAGGAGAGACGGTTAAAACTACAAAGCTGTTCAATAAAGTTCTCTTGCTTATGTTGGACGATGAAAAAGTAAGTCAGGAGCAATTCAACACATTTTACTACAAAAATTATCCAGCTAATGGCGCATTGTCCCCTACTTTGGAAACTTTGAGCATTAAGATGTATGCCAACTATAAATATGAAGCAGAGGATGTGCGTCCAGAGTTTAAACTTTTACAAAGTATTTCCATGAAACCAACAgattatgaaaaaatagaaaggATTACAAAGGTTTTCATTTCTGCGTGCCCTACTATTGAGCCAATTCGTCAATTTTACAAACAGTTGGGGGCTCGCTTGAACGCTAGAAACTATGCAGATTTTATTTCTGCAGAGTTCGATAAGGCTGGTGGTTCGGTTACCGAGGCAGAAGGCATATACAACGACTTCACAGCATATCGAAAGaccagaaaaagaaacgtgGATAATACACCACTGAATGCCTTGTTGTTAGGATTCTGTGATAAACTGTTCAAAACCAAACAGAGTAAGTACATTTCTTCTATTGAAAAGTACTACGCTCTGGCTAAGGATTCGAGTATCAGGGTGTCGAACTTGGCTGTTTCGAAAATTCTATTCAATTTGGCAACCTTTGCACGTGATTCTGAGCAGCTGGCGGATAGCGACATACGCTTTGTTAACCAATTTTTGCAAGATTTAAGCAGTAATGAAGGATTCCGTCCGAACCCTAAAGATGTGCAAATTTTGAAGGAATGCGATGGAATTATAGTCCCTGAAAAACTTGCTTGA
- the GDS1 gene encoding Gds1p, translated as MALANSRPLQITTLENEILHNSNSPVFQLSSMGFTTRADTISNPGTDLVGNQPSMNFEDNSLSGSSFSSSSSQETKTSKSKKDSAVLKKDNPLLEISKLIPVTGERPKPENRDSPLDDDVLHAVFVILWEMDPNQQGMTVKQLCDLLLQKHPDMSNLSTKLSNLISAKLNAYVKKIEKGEKTLIYALSREWSNSSPRRMLYIYRGILSPDYKEHAQAVTMQLKQQLEKSGDSSDSSSNGKKKKDLNSNQLASNDNYSGSMTDMKNLSSNSSFSKNLNVGNLAFSLSPEFNIPYSTSPVSLNLSPAISNSQQQLQTPLAXTPAPKSKKRNNLDEGANDSMTESKSKKSKPSKANKQTKSQSSSALSTPKKVSSSTSLSAFAAAKNISPESAVTHNASSSTYVTAAAAAPRLSKLLPKNGFKKNSRSSLELAAIXKVISTQTPIESSSESSVYDSSSNSPLSITTAGSSTESLSDFSSSHDNETESNPSSQEPRNEVTNWMKIVRNGFLTHDIESPESITLDDLENIFN; from the coding sequence ATGGCCTTGGCAAATTCCAGACCTTTGCAAATAACAACCTTGGAGAACGAAATTCTTCATAACTCGAATTCTCCGGTTTTCCAATTGAGTTCGATGGGATTTACCACTCGAGCCGACACTATATCGAATCCAGGTACGGATCTTGTTGGTAACCAGCCGAGTATGAATTTCGAAGATAATAGTTTATCTggttcttcattttcgtcCTCCTCTTCTCAAGAGACTAAGACTTCCAAGTCTAAAAAGGATTCTGCTGTTCTTAAAAAAGACAATCCGTTGTTGGAAATTTCTAAATTAATACCTGTTACTGGCGAGAGGCCAAAACCCGAAAACAGGGACTCTCCTCTCGATGACGACGTTCTTCACGCGGTATTTGTAATATTATGGGAAATGGACCCTAACCAACAAGGTATGACTGTTAAACAGCTGTGCGATTTGCTTTTGCAGAAACATCCGGATATGTCAAATTTATCAACCAAGTTATCAAACTTGATATCAGCAAAACTGAATGCTTATGtcaagaaaattgaaaaaggagaaaagaCGTTAATTTATGCTTTATCAAGAGAATGGTCAAATTCTTCCCCTAGAAGAAtgctatatatatacagagGGATATTATCGCCTGATTATAAGGAGCACGCACAGGCTGTCACAATGCAGCTCAAACAACAACTAGAAAAATCGGGCGACTCAAGCGACTCGAGCTCAAatggcaagaaaaaaaaggatctTAACAGTAATCAATTAGCTAGCAACGATAATTATTCAGGATCGATGACAGATATGAAAAACCTGTCTTCCAATAGCTCcttctcaaaaaatttaaatgTCGGAAATTTGGCCTTTTCACTAAGTCCAGAATTTAACATTCCTTACTCTACGTCACCAGTATCTTTAAATCTATCTCCAGCAATAAGCAATAGCCAGCAGCAATTGCAAACACCATTAGCGWCTACACCAGCACCTAagagtaaaaaaagaaacaatctAGACGAGGGCGCTAATGACTCAATGACGGAATcgaaatcaaagaagagcaaaCCTTCAAAGgcaaacaaacaaacaaaatcTCAGTCATCGTCAGCTTTATCTACACCAAAAAAGGTATCATCCTCTACATCACTGTCTGCTTTTGCAGCTGCCAAGAACATTTCGCCAGAATCTGCCGTGACCCACAATGCATCATCAAGTACTTATGTcactgctgctgctgctgcacCAAGACTATCTAAACTATTACCAAAAAATggattcaagaaaaactcGCGCAGTTCCTTAGAACTGGCTGCAATTYATAAAGTAATCTCCACACAAACTCCAATTGAAAGTTCTTCAGAGAGTTCTGTGTATGACAGTAGTAGCAACTCACCGCTTAGTATTACCACCGCAGGTTCTTCCACTGAATCGTTGTCAGACTTCAGCTCCAGCCATGATAATGAAACAGAATCGAACCCGAGTTCTCAAGAACCACGAAACGAAGTTACGAATTGGATGAAGATTGTAAGAAATGGATTCTTAACTCATGATATCGAATCTCCAGAATCAATCACATTAGATGACCTagaaaatatattcaattgA
- the CIR2 gene encoding electron-transferring-flavoprotein dehydrogenase, which translates to MIRLSNKNLIRGMQMATLPKPSHLTLQTTLTRRFSLTCKVLNETDLTEEEKEQLNEPRARDYVDVCVVGGGPAGLATAIKMKQLDNASGTGQLRVVVLEKSSVLGGQTVSGAILEPGVWXELFPDEKSDIGIPLPKELATLVTKEHLKFLKGNWAISVPEPSQMVNLGRNYIVSLNQVVGYLGEKAEELGVEVYPGIAVSDLIYDKNNAVKGVITKDAGISKSGKPKETFERGMEFWARQTVLAEGCHGSLTKHALKKFELRKGRQHQTYGLGIKEVWEVKPENFTKGFAAHTMGYPLSNDIYGGGFQYHFGDGLVTVGLVVGLDYKNPYVSPYKEFQKMKHHPYYSKVLEGGKCISYAARALNEGGLQSVPKLNFPGGVLVGASAGFMNVPKIKGTHNAMKSGLLAAEKIFESIKELPVLEESEDEDVKAEMFTKEPIINLETYEDAFKQSSIYKELYEVRNIRPSFSGRFGGYGGMVYSGIDSLLLKGKVPWTFKFDDKNDGEILEPAANYKPIEYPKPDGKISFDILTSVSRTGTYHDDNEPCHLRVPEQDMVKYAERSFPVWKGVESRFCPAGVYEFVKDEKSPVGTRLQINSQNCIHCKTCDIKAPRQDITWKVPEGGDGPKYTLT; encoded by the coding sequence atGATTAGGTTGagcaacaaaaatttgattAGAGGCATGCAAATGGCAACTTTGCCAAAGCCTAGTCATTTGACCTTACAGACAACTTTGACAAGAAGATTTAGTCTGACATGCAAGGTTCTAAACGAGACAGATCttactgaagaagaaaaggagcAACTCAATGAGCCAAGAGCCCGGGACTACGTGGATGTTTGTGTTGTTGGAGGAGGGCCTGCAGGGCTAGCTACagcaataaaaatgaaacaattGGACAACGCTTCAGGAACAGGTCAACTGCgtgttgttgttcttgaaaaatccaGTGTTCTGGGCGGGCAAACTGTATCTGGTGCCATATTGGAACCAGGAGTATGGAAKGAACTTTTCCCTGATGAAAAGTCTGATATAGGCATTCCGTTGCCGAAGGAGTTGGCTACTTTGGTGACCAAAGAAcatctgaaatttttgaaagggAACTGGGCCATAAGTGTTCCCGAACCATCACAAATGGTCAATCTGGGCCGTAACTatattgtttctttgaacCAAGTGGTGGGATATTTAGGCGAGAAGGCTGAAGAGTTGGGAGTTGAAGTCTATCCCGGAATAGCTGTTTCAGATCTGATATATGATAAAAACAACGCAGTGAAAGGTGTCATTACTAAGGATGCTGggatttcaaaatctgGCAAGCCCAAGGAGACCTTTGAACGTGGGATGGAGTTTTGGGCAAGACAAACTGTACTAGCGGAAGGCTGTCATGGTTCCCTGACGAAGCATGCGCTCAAAAAATTCGAATTAAGGAAAGGTAGACAACACCAAACGTATGGATTAGGTATCAAAGAAGTTTGGGAGGTTAAACCAGAAAATTTCACGAAAGGATTCGCCGCCCACACTATGGGGTACCCATTATCTAATGACATTTATGGCGGTGGTTTCCAGTACCATTTTGGTGACGGACTCGTCACTGTGGGTCTTGTTGTTGGGTTGGATTACAAGAACCCCTACGTTTCACCGTACAAAGAAtttcagaaaatgaagcaTCATCCGTATTATTCCAAAGTCCTAGAGGGCGGTAAGTGTATATCCTATGCAGCAAGAGCTTTGAATGAAGGTGGGTTGCAATCTGTACCCAAACTGAATTTCCCTGGTGGTGTTTTGGTGGGAGCTAGCGCCGGCTTTATGAATGTACCAAAGATCAAGGGAACCCATAATGCAATGAAGAGTGGGTTGCTTGCcgctgaaaaaatctttgaatCTATCAAAGAGCTGCCTGTATTAGAAGaatctgaagatgaagatgtcAAGGCAGAAATGTTCACCAAAGAGCCAATTATCAATTTGGAGACATACGAAGACGCATTCAAACAATCATCTATTTATAAGGAACTATACGAAGTGCGTAATATCAGGCCATCCTTCAGTGGTCGATTTGGTGGATATGGAGGTATGGTTTACTCTGGTATTGATTCTTTACTTCTAAAAGGTAAAGTTCCTTGGACATTCAAATTTGATGACAAAAATGACGGAGAGATTCTGGAACCTGCCGCCAATTACAAGCCCATCGAATATCCTAAACCAGATGGcaaaatatcttttgaTATTCTGACATCTGTCTCCAGAACAGGAACTTACCATGATGACAACGAACCATGTCACTTGAGGGTTCCTGAACAAGATATGGTGAAATATGCCGAGAGAAGCTTTCCCGTTTGGAAAGGTGTCGAATCAAGATTTTGCCCCGCAGGAGTTTACGAGTTTGTGAAGGATGAAAAGTCTCCCGTGGGTACGAGGCTCCAAATTAACTCCCAAAATTGTATCCATTGTAAGACTTGCGATATCAAAGCACCAAGACAAGATATTACATGGAAAGTCCCCGAAGGTGGAGACGGACCAAAGTACACACTGACTTAA
- the SNX3 gene encoding Snx3p, with amino-acid sequence MQTMPREFKSFGSTEQSLLSRGHGEPSFSEIYAEPENFLEIEVHNPKTHIPNGVDSKGMFTDYEILCRTNLPSFHKRVSKVRRRYSDFEFFRKCLIKEISMLNHPKVMVPHLPGKILLSNRFSNEVIEERRQGLNTWMQSVAGHPLLQSGSKALVRFIEAEKFVG; translated from the coding sequence ATGCAAACTATGCCAAGAGAATTCAAATCGTTTGGGTCAACGGAACAGTCTTTATTATCGAGGGGTCATGGAGAACCTAGCTTCAGCGAAATATACGCTGAGCCAGAGAACTTCTTGGAGATTGAGGTGCATAACCCTAAGACTCACATACCAAATGGGGTGGATTCGAAGGGAATGTTTACAGATTATGAAATATTATGCCGTACAAACTTGCCAAGTTTCCATAAGAGGGTGTCTAAAGTGAGGAGACGATACTCtgactttgaatttttccgCAAATGCTTGATCAAGGAAATTTCGATGCTTAATCATCCAAAGGTGATGGTGCCCCATCTGCCTGGAAAGATTCTCTTGAGTAATAGATTTAGTAACGAAGTCATTGAAGAGAGAAGACAAGGTTTGAACACTTGGATGCAATCGGTAGCGGGGCATCCCCTATTGCAGTCTGGCTCTAAGGCCCTAGTGAGGTTTATCgaagctgaaaaatttgtcggttaa
- the HAP5 gene encoding Hap5p, with product MTDRNFSPQEGQVPRGSIPEGFNANTMIARGDINIPRQQQQQKEEENTGLPVSEEEFQMVQELQAIQAGHDQINLPPSGRGPLESNDNCDSDGAEGDVDDEDEEYDVFRNVGQGLVGHYREIMIRYWQELINEIESTNEPGSEHQDDFKSHSLPFARIRKVMKTDEDVKMISAEAPIIFAKACEIFITELTMRAWCVAERNKRRTLQKADIAEALQKSDMFDFLIDVVPRRPLPQ from the coding sequence ATGACTGATAGAAATTTTTCTCCACAGGAGGGCCAGGTGCCTCGAGGTTCAATTCCGGAAGGATTCAACGCCAATACGATGATTGCAAGAGGGGATATAAATATACCaagacaacaacaacagcaaaaggaagaggaaaataCGGGGCTGCCCGTTTCTGAGGAGGAATTCCAGATGGTACAGGAACTGCAGGCCATCCAAGCAGGTCATGACCAAATAAATCTACCGCCAAGCGGTCGAGGGCCTCTTGAGAGCAATGACAACTGCGATAGCGATGGTGCAGAGGGCGATGTAgacgacgaagatgagGAGTACGACGTGTTTCGAAACGTTGGCCAAGGGCTGGTGGGCCACTACAGAGAGATAATGATACGCTACTGGCAAGAATTGATTAACGAAATCGAGTCCACCAACGAGCCTGGCTCCGAGCACCAAGACGACTTCAAATCGCACTCGCTGCCCTTTGCAAGGATTCGGAAAGTCATGAAGACGGATGAGGACGTTAAGATGATTAGTGCGGAGGCCCCTATCATCTTTGCCAAAGCGTGCGAGATATTCATCACAGAATTGACCATGAGAGCTTGGTGCGTGGcagaaagaaataaaaggCGTACTTTGCAAAAGGCAGACATCGCAGAGGCGCTGCAAAAGAGTGATATGTTTGACTTTCTCATCGATGTGGTTCCTAGAAGACCACTACCTCAGTGA
- the VTS1 gene encoding Vts1p, whose translation MKHPYEEFPTGSKSPYNMPRGAHPGAVLLSPQSSAINNNNNSAGSNNCNNNQGNSSVATNVLSPQSHSMSLNDMLDQQSFMLDATGSMPQPLQQQQQQQQQQASLPSLNIQTISSTAAGSAIVSPMMQSPKALQSTLSSTSMYLDSFQRSSNNILGLPSQNSSMPLQQSRQPQQQPQPQPPKNDSKTAINFSQDINQLCSWISMLNSNQQNTVMDNILSVLHDDVLKYTKLKLDTLTNTSFMSSQLPAIASPIPNRDDTQILNIDSVFSSSPITNDSENTDNLLYQNWSPQPHSIPIAQPVYDNITDSGQRSKSAEPHSNTNPNLIPLQKQFDGNSAKYKKSPSDNSAYVAHSLSTSHSYFQPKKRTSMANEYNSHHHHSLHHPLHNSTSYFSSSPRSSGTEALSKSNQNVFNTTNDHLNVGTGATSTTPASTPSNGNTPLSSNSSMNPKSLTDPKLLKNIPMWLKSLRLHKYSDALSGTPWIELIYLDDETLEKKGVLALGARRKLLKAFGIVMDYKERDLIDRSAY comes from the coding sequence ATGAAACACCCGTATGAGGAATTCCCTACAGGATCCAAGTCGCCATACAACATGCCCAGAGGAGCCCATCCTGGCGCTGTTTTGCTCTCGCCACAATCATCTGCcataaacaataataacaacagtGCGGGCAGCAACAATTGCAACAATAATCAGGGCAATTCATCCGTGGCCACGAACGTTTTGTCCCCTCAATCTCACAGTATGTCGCTCAATGATATGCTGGATCAGCAATCCTTCATGCTGGATGCCACAGGCTCTATGCCCCAGCCACtccagcaacaacaacagcagcaacaacagcaggCATCTTTGCCTTCCCTTAATATTCAAACAATATCGTCCACGGCAGCTGGTTCTGCTATCGTTTCCCCCATGATGCAATCACCAAAGGCATTACAGTCCACTTTATCTTCAACGTCGATGTACTTGGATTCCTTCCAGAGATCTtcaaataatattttggGTCTTCCATCGCAAAATAGCTCAATGCCCTTACAGCAATCACGTCAACCGCAACAGCAACCCCAACCCCAACCTCCAAAAAATGATTCGAAGACAGCCATAAATTTCAGCCAAGATATCAACCAATTGTGCTCTTGGATATCAATGCTGAATAGTAACCAACAAAACACTGTAATGGACAATATCCTCTCTGTTTTGCATGACgatgttttgaaatacACTAAATTGAAATTAGACACCTTAACAAACACTTCATTCATGTCATCGCAGCTTCCCGCCATCGCATCCCCAATACCTAACAGGGACGATACACAGATTTTGAATATCGattctgttttttcttcaagtccAATCACCAATGACTCTGAGAATACTGATAATTTGCTGTATCAGAATTGGTCACCTCAACCACATTCAATACCAATTGCCCAACCTGTTTACGATAACATCACTGACTCCGGCCAACGGTCCAAATCAGCAGAACCTCATTCCAATACGAATCCAAATCTCATTCCACTTCAAAAGCAATTCGATGGTAACAGTGCCAAATACAAAAAGTCACCATCGGATAACTCCGCTTACGTTGCACACTCCCTTTCAACTTCCCATTCTTACTTtcaaccaaagaaaaggacaaGCATGGCGAATGAGTACAACTCCCACCACCACCATTCATTGCATCATCCTTTACATAATTCAACTTCATACTTTTCTAGCAGTCCAAGATCATCAGGAACTGAAGCATTGAGTAAGTCCAACCAAAATGTGTTTAACACTACCAACGACCACCTCAATGTTGGTACTGGTGCTACAAGCACTACACCTGCATCTACACCATCTAACGGAAACACACCACTATCGAGTAATTCTTCAATGAATCCAAAGAGTTTAACCGACCCAAAATTATTAAAGAATATACCCATGTGGTTGAAATCGTTGAGGCTACACAAGTACTCAGATGCCTTAAGTGGGACCCCATGGATTGAACTGATTTATTTAGATGACGAAACTTTAGAAAAGAAGGGTGTTCTCGCATTGGGAGCAAGGagaaaacttttgaagGCTTTTGGAATAGTTATGGATTACAAAGAACGTGATTTAATTGATAGATCTGCTTATTAA